Proteins from a single region of Pseudomonas sp. BSw22131:
- a CDS encoding tetratricopeptide repeat-containing response regulator — translation MLAWNQRSFLIVDDFSDFRSSVRSMLRELGVKEVDTADSGEQALRMCSQKRYDFILNDFNLGDGKKNGQQVLEDLMTDRLISHESVFVMVTAENSQAMVMSALEWEPDAYLTKPFNRAGLAQRLEKIVQRKDLLKPILQALDRGKPAEVLAACTQLTQKDPRFAPLCLRFKADALRDLNQYEPLEAFLKAILTDRPQPWAYVALGKLLYKRGRHPEAKVIYEQAIKAFPMMPVLYDGMADVLVAVGDVKAAQGVLEEAVRLSPFAVRRQRLLGKLALANEDFDSASKAYRLAVAQGQFSRFKDPESNLGLAQSLISKGGERGLDARARVEINQTLTEVAREHAKDSGLQVRARLMKATSVKASDPELAEKLIEQAVARLEGMDQFLSADAALAVASQLKQLGQEDVGAGILKSCAEIYGDDPAVMKNIAAQTDDPEILGIGKAATDLNAQGIRSYRAGNLGEAQDLFRRALALQPRNISIALNMAQSLLHIGVQNLDAAALQECQSSLKMVGKMPETDARYERYQKLRNKAFGV, via the coding sequence ATGCTGGCGTGGAACCAAAGAAGCTTTCTTATCGTCGACGATTTCTCCGATTTTCGTAGCTCGGTCAGGTCAATGCTGCGCGAGCTGGGTGTCAAGGAAGTTGATACCGCTGACTCTGGCGAGCAGGCGCTGCGCATGTGCTCGCAAAAGCGCTACGACTTTATCCTCAACGACTTCAACCTCGGCGATGGCAAGAAGAACGGTCAGCAGGTTCTTGAAGATTTGATGACGGACCGGCTGATCAGCCACGAAAGCGTGTTCGTCATGGTCACCGCCGAAAACAGTCAGGCGATGGTCATGAGCGCGCTGGAGTGGGAGCCGGACGCTTACCTCACCAAGCCGTTCAACCGTGCGGGGCTGGCTCAGCGGCTGGAGAAAATCGTCCAGCGCAAAGACTTGTTGAAACCGATCCTGCAAGCGCTGGATCGCGGCAAACCAGCCGAAGTGCTGGCGGCCTGCACCCAACTCACGCAGAAGGATCCCCGTTTTGCGCCGCTGTGCCTGCGTTTCAAGGCTGATGCGTTGCGTGACCTTAATCAGTACGAGCCCCTGGAAGCGTTTCTAAAGGCCATCCTCACGGATCGTCCACAGCCGTGGGCGTACGTCGCGCTGGGCAAACTGCTGTACAAGCGCGGCCGTCATCCTGAGGCGAAGGTCATCTACGAGCAGGCCATCAAAGCGTTTCCGATGATGCCGGTGCTCTACGACGGCATGGCGGACGTGCTGGTTGCCGTCGGCGACGTCAAGGCGGCTCAGGGTGTGCTGGAAGAGGCCGTGCGTTTATCGCCGTTCGCCGTGCGTCGCCAGCGCTTGCTGGGCAAACTGGCGCTGGCCAACGAAGATTTCGACAGCGCGTCCAAGGCCTACCGGCTAGCCGTCGCGCAAGGGCAGTTCTCGCGTTTCAAAGACCCGGAAAGCAACCTGGGTCTCGCCCAGTCGCTGATCAGCAAAGGTGGGGAGCGCGGACTGGACGCCAGAGCGCGCGTGGAGATCAACCAGACGCTCACCGAAGTCGCCAGAGAACACGCCAAGGACAGCGGATTGCAGGTGCGTGCGCGACTGATGAAAGCCACCAGCGTCAAGGCGTCCGATCCTGAGCTGGCCGAAAAACTCATTGAACAGGCGGTGGCCAGGCTTGAGGGCATGGACCAGTTTTTAAGCGCAGATGCCGCGCTGGCGGTCGCCTCGCAACTGAAACAATTGGGCCAGGAAGACGTCGGCGCCGGCATTTTGAAAAGCTGCGCTGAAATCTACGGCGATGACCCGGCAGTGATGAAAAACATTGCGGCGCAGACAGACGATCCGGAGATTCTGGGCATCGGCAAAGCCGCCACCGATCTCAACGCTCAGGGCATCCGCAGCTACCGTGCGGGCAATCTGGGTGAAGCGCAGGATCTGTTCCGGCGCGCACTGGCGTTGCAGCCAAGAAACATCAGCATTGCCTTGAACATGGCGCAGTCGCTGCTGCACATCGGCGTGCAGAATCTCGACGCTGCGGCGCTTCAGGAATGTCAGTCCAGCCTGAAAATGGTCGGCAAGATGCCCGAAACCGATGCGCGCTACGAGCGCTATCAAAAGCTGCGCAACAAGGCATTCGGCGTATGA
- a CDS encoding sensor histidine kinase: MTDRDLGLNFSMVIASTVHDMKNSLASLTHAHAQLQAQLPPHLKAAPEQGVINYEFAHLNSMLVQLLGLYKLGVNQLPLRPDYHELDDFLEAQLALHEEVLNSRGIVARYEVDDFALPGFFDRELIGSVVSNVVVNATRYARERIFISARQVSEQLVITVSDDGPGFPLHMIEQQSDYVMGINQTSGSTGLGLYFAAHIAEQHQRHGVKGRIEISNGGELGGGTFSIFLP; the protein is encoded by the coding sequence ATGACGGATCGCGACCTGGGGCTGAATTTCTCGATGGTGATCGCCTCCACCGTGCACGACATGAAAAACTCCCTGGCGAGCCTCACCCATGCTCACGCGCAACTGCAGGCGCAACTGCCCCCACACCTCAAGGCGGCGCCGGAGCAGGGCGTGATCAACTATGAGTTTGCGCACCTCAACAGCATGCTGGTGCAGTTGCTGGGGCTCTACAAACTGGGCGTCAACCAGTTGCCGCTGCGCCCTGATTACCATGAGCTGGATGACTTTCTCGAAGCGCAACTGGCGCTTCACGAGGAGGTGCTGAACAGTCGCGGCATCGTCGCCCGCTATGAGGTTGACGACTTTGCACTGCCCGGGTTTTTTGATCGCGAACTGATCGGGTCTGTGGTGTCGAACGTTGTCGTCAACGCCACCCGCTACGCCCGAGAGCGGATATTCATCAGCGCCAGGCAGGTCAGCGAGCAACTGGTAATCACGGTCAGCGATGACGGGCCGGGGTTCCCGCTGCACATGATCGAGCAACAAAGTGACTACGTGATGGGCATTAACCAAACCAGTGGCAGCACCGGTTTGGGCCTGTACTTCGCCGCGCACATCGCCGAGCAACATCAACGCCACGGCGTCAAAGGGCGAATCGAGATCAGCAACGGCGGTGAGCTGGGTGGCGGCACGTTCAGTATTTTCCTGCCTTAG
- a CDS encoding acetyl-CoA C-acyltransferase family protein produces the protein MPATDTQNNDVFVLSALRTAIGGFGGSLKDVSPIELGTQVSRAALAQSGLGAEHIGHVVMGHVIPTEVRDAYLSRVIALEAGLTHETPAFNVNRLCGSGLQAIVSAAQSVMLGDAKAVLAGGAESMSRGAYIMPQARWGARMGNIQALDYMLGALHDPFANIHMGITAENIAEHYGITRADQDALALTSQQRATQAIAEGRFDSQIVPIEVPTRKGPVSFSVDEHVRSDVTAEQLAKMKTAFKKDGTVTAGNASGLNDGAAALVMASGKMVREHGLKPMARLVAYAHAGVDPAMMGLGPIPASRKVLERAGLTVADLDVIESNEAFAAQACAVARELGLDPAKVNPNGSGISLGHPVGATGAIIATKAIHELHRIQGRYALVTMCIGGGQGIAVIFERV, from the coding sequence ATGCCCGCTACTGATACCCAGAACAATGATGTCTTCGTCCTCAGCGCACTGCGCACCGCCATCGGCGGTTTCGGCGGCTCGCTCAAGGACGTCTCCCCCATCGAGCTGGGCACGCAGGTCAGTCGGGCCGCACTGGCTCAGTCAGGTCTGGGGGCCGAGCACATCGGTCATGTGGTCATGGGCCATGTCATTCCCACCGAAGTGCGCGACGCCTATCTGTCCCGCGTCATCGCCCTTGAAGCAGGCCTGACCCACGAAACCCCGGCGTTCAACGTCAACCGCCTGTGCGGCTCCGGCCTGCAGGCCATCGTATCCGCTGCGCAATCGGTGATGCTGGGGGATGCAAAAGCGGTGTTGGCGGGCGGTGCAGAATCCATGAGCCGTGGCGCCTACATCATGCCGCAGGCCCGATGGGGTGCACGAATGGGCAACATCCAGGCGCTCGACTACATGCTCGGCGCACTGCATGACCCGTTCGCCAACATCCACATGGGTATCACCGCCGAGAACATTGCCGAACATTACGGCATCACTCGCGCCGATCAGGACGCCCTCGCCCTGACCAGCCAGCAACGCGCCACGCAAGCCATCGCCGAAGGCCGCTTCGACAGCCAGATCGTGCCGATTGAGGTGCCCACACGCAAAGGACCGGTCAGCTTTTCGGTGGACGAGCACGTGCGCAGCGATGTCACTGCCGAGCAACTGGCGAAGATGAAAACTGCGTTCAAAAAAGACGGCACTGTCACCGCAGGCAATGCTTCAGGACTCAACGATGGCGCCGCAGCGCTGGTCATGGCCAGCGGCAAGATGGTGCGCGAGCACGGTCTCAAACCCATGGCGCGACTGGTGGCGTACGCCCACGCAGGCGTTGACCCGGCGATGATGGGCCTTGGCCCGATCCCGGCCAGCCGCAAAGTCCTGGAGCGCGCGGGCCTGACCGTTGCGGATCTGGACGTCATCGAATCCAACGAAGCCTTCGCCGCGCAAGCGTGCGCAGTCGCCCGCGAACTGGGGCTGGACCCGGCCAAGGTGAACCCCAACGGTTCGGGTATTTCCTTGGGACATCCGGTGGGCGCAACCGGTGCGATCATCGCCACCAAGGCGATCCACGAGCTGCATCGGATTCAAGGTCGCTACGCGTTGGTGACCATGTGCATCGGCGGCGGTCAGGGCATCGCGGTTATTTTTGAGCGCGTTTGA
- a CDS encoding AraC family transcriptional regulator, translated as MREKDSVSIYFVQLIVHALRDEPLRLQSVLEAADIDMALLDDPTARVSASAFAALWLIQIKELDDEFFALDSHGMPLGSFALICRSLIQEPNLEKALRQCMANFALFLRDFRGSLVVRGARAVIAVDTQAVDPVKRRFGEETFLLLMISLLCWLGGRRISIDRAQFCHQRERLSDDALLWGFNLTFAAATTEIEFSSHYLRLPVVQSLPSLKTFLRTAPQWLVIRFRNQRGLAAQVYQRLRASQYGHWPTLLEMADELKLSPTTFRRRLEREGCAFQGIKDDVRRGIAQQKLRETDMSVVEIASLVGFQEPSAFHRAFKKWTGESPGHFRTAVSSGPKG; from the coding sequence ATGCGGGAAAAGGACTCGGTGTCGATCTACTTTGTGCAACTGATCGTGCATGCACTGCGCGATGAACCGCTGCGCCTGCAATCGGTTCTGGAGGCGGCTGACATCGACATGGCGCTGCTCGACGATCCCACTGCACGGGTTTCAGCTTCCGCGTTTGCGGCGTTGTGGCTGATCCAGATCAAGGAACTCGACGACGAGTTCTTTGCGCTGGACTCCCACGGCATGCCTCTGGGCAGCTTTGCCCTGATTTGCCGCTCGCTGATCCAGGAACCCAATCTGGAAAAAGCCCTGCGCCAATGCATGGCCAACTTTGCTCTGTTCCTTCGGGATTTTCGCGGCAGCCTTGTGGTGCGCGGCGCACGCGCGGTCATTGCGGTGGACACCCAAGCGGTCGATCCAGTCAAACGGCGTTTCGGCGAAGAGACGTTCTTACTGCTGATGATCAGTCTGTTGTGCTGGCTCGGCGGGCGTCGTATCAGCATCGACCGGGCGCAGTTTTGCCACCAGCGCGAGCGCCTGAGCGACGATGCATTGCTCTGGGGGTTCAATCTGACGTTCGCTGCAGCCACCACCGAAATCGAGTTCTCCAGCCATTACCTGCGGTTGCCCGTGGTGCAATCCCTGCCTTCGCTAAAAACCTTTCTTCGCACCGCGCCGCAGTGGCTGGTGATCCGTTTTCGCAACCAGCGCGGGCTGGCGGCGCAGGTGTATCAGCGCCTGCGCGCGAGTCAGTACGGACATTGGCCCACGCTGTTGGAAATGGCCGACGAATTAAAGCTCAGTCCGACCACGTTTCGTCGGCGGCTCGAGCGCGAAGGTTGCGCGTTTCAAGGGATCAAGGATGACGTACGACGCGGTATCGCCCAACAGAAGCTGCGCGAAACCGACATGAGCGTGGTCGAGATCGCATCGCTGGTAGGGTTTCAGGAGCCCAGTGCGTTCCACCGGGCATTCAAGAAATGGACAGGGGAAAGTCCGGGGCATTTCCGGACGGCCGTGTCGTCCGGACCCAAAGGCTAA
- a CDS encoding glycosyltransferase family 2 protein, which translates to MNPSRLVSIAIPAYKPDFFETALLSAFSQTHEEIEIVICDDCKDEGIHSIVERLRPLSPWPIRYLRNERPLGEARNAAKCIRESRGEYVKFLYDDDLLRPDCVSQLFALLHDHPEIVLASSRRQIINEQGDLQPDNWATFFPFSHDVIFSGPELVSFLGQFTINFIGEPSCIMCRRDDIAAFGDDLMIINGSSIDWVGDVAIYLKLLRKGNLAMLATPLSYFRVSSLQYSEQGRNTPKIALDSQIVLRQRVNELGWTQSLEDYRMVKVATFGDRHHFTEIDMVPYFATIHPGNHFDFSPSRWMTRRVVTESQQRLIDDHLDANSAGSGLLLVVLDNNQQSRQVVITLQSVLEHQALSDALQVVVLSTTHAPSDFQDGAHLHWRTSPLDRQAAALNSLLEGHGCDWFMLAEAGVTFTPHGLSRLRLKLPELPHAQALYADELHRSSTGRHEPAFRPDFNLDYLLSYPAAMSRHWVFHRQSMLDAGGFNADVPNAIELDLILRLVENGGMAQLQHMAEPLLICDGLLPEQNIDEVRSLNRHLQARGYVDSEVWETATGNYQIRYNHEQRPLVSILIPTKDQLGILTRCVESVLEKTAYSDYEIIIIDNNSEEPDALDWLAGVESMQSDKVRVLRHPFPFNYSEINNAAARNARGDYLVLLNNDTAVLHPEWLDNLLNHALRPEVGIVGAKLYYPDSAIQHAGVVLGIDAPALHVFLGSPQDSSGYMQRLKVDQDYSVVTAACLMIRKSLYEQVEGLDEVNFKVSYNDVDLCLKVRESGHLVVWTPHVQLMHESSTSQIQTDKTAYEKKIARFLGEQFAMYQKWLPALAKDPAYNSNFGLTGAGFKIEPIIDLTWRPLPWRPLPLVLVPRILRWNDGDRRVCNPLDAMRRLDILDGAVSPRLLHVVEVERLQPDAIVFQRPFSLAELPGIELIQKLTPAIRVMDIDRLPEDHRSDPLFLRSLTLMDRIVVSSSRIAHALEGMHTDIQVVPDYLPAEWKHVQGRRGVSEKPRVGWRGDHDALDLQLLSEIMPVLADEVDFVVMGWCPIELRPFVRDTKLQAAVADHPEALAAMNLDLALLPLLGNGLQGSQSVSRLLEFGACGFPVICSEIACDDDSLPVTRLSNVAQLWIDAIRLQIADKGALGLSGDALRLAVQGQWLLDEPNLHTWRSAWLR; encoded by the coding sequence ATGAACCCTAGTCGTTTGGTCAGCATCGCAATTCCCGCGTATAAACCCGATTTCTTCGAGACGGCGCTGCTCAGTGCGTTCAGTCAGACCCATGAAGAAATCGAGATCGTGATCTGTGATGACTGCAAAGACGAAGGTATCCATAGCATCGTCGAGCGCCTTCGCCCGCTGAGTCCATGGCCTATCCGCTATCTGCGCAACGAGCGGCCGTTAGGCGAGGCACGCAACGCTGCAAAATGCATTCGCGAATCACGGGGCGAGTACGTCAAGTTTCTCTACGACGACGACCTCCTGCGACCGGACTGCGTCAGCCAGTTGTTTGCGCTGCTGCACGATCACCCGGAAATCGTGCTGGCCAGTTCCCGTCGGCAGATCATCAATGAGCAAGGTGACCTGCAGCCGGACAATTGGGCGACCTTCTTTCCGTTTTCCCACGACGTCATTTTTTCCGGCCCTGAGCTGGTGTCATTTCTGGGCCAGTTCACGATCAATTTCATCGGCGAACCGAGTTGCATCATGTGCCGGCGCGACGACATTGCGGCCTTCGGCGATGACCTGATGATTATCAACGGGTCATCCATTGACTGGGTCGGCGATGTCGCGATCTACCTCAAGCTGCTGCGTAAAGGCAACCTGGCGATGCTCGCTACACCGCTGTCGTATTTCCGCGTGTCGAGCCTGCAATACAGTGAACAAGGCCGCAATACGCCCAAAATCGCCCTGGACTCGCAGATCGTTCTTCGCCAGCGCGTCAATGAGCTGGGCTGGACGCAAAGTCTTGAAGACTACCGGATGGTCAAGGTGGCGACGTTTGGCGACCGTCACCACTTCACCGAAATCGATATGGTGCCGTATTTCGCCACCATCCATCCGGGTAATCATTTTGATTTCAGCCCCAGTCGGTGGATGACCCGCCGAGTGGTGACCGAAAGCCAGCAACGACTGATCGATGACCATCTGGACGCCAACAGCGCAGGTTCAGGACTGTTGCTGGTGGTGCTGGACAACAACCAGCAATCGCGGCAGGTGGTGATAACCCTGCAAAGCGTTCTGGAGCACCAAGCGTTATCGGATGCGCTGCAGGTGGTGGTGCTTTCGACCACGCACGCCCCGTCCGACTTTCAGGACGGCGCGCACTTGCACTGGCGCACATCCCCGCTGGACCGGCAAGCCGCGGCGCTCAATTCGCTGCTCGAAGGGCATGGCTGCGACTGGTTCATGCTGGCCGAAGCGGGTGTCACGTTCACCCCTCACGGTCTGTCACGCCTGCGCCTGAAACTCCCCGAACTGCCACACGCGCAGGCTCTGTATGCCGATGAACTGCACCGTTCTTCCACCGGCCGACATGAACCTGCCTTCCGCCCGGACTTCAACCTGGATTACCTGCTCAGCTACCCGGCCGCCATGAGCCGGCACTGGGTTTTCCATCGCCAGAGCATGCTCGACGCAGGCGGCTTCAATGCCGACGTGCCGAACGCTATCGAGCTCGACCTTATTTTGCGATTGGTGGAAAACGGCGGCATGGCCCAATTGCAGCACATGGCCGAACCGCTATTGATCTGTGACGGGTTGCTGCCTGAGCAAAACATTGACGAAGTCCGTTCGCTCAACCGGCATCTGCAGGCGCGCGGGTATGTCGACAGTGAGGTGTGGGAAACCGCTACGGGCAACTATCAGATTCGTTATAACCACGAACAACGACCGCTGGTGTCGATTCTGATCCCGACCAAGGACCAGTTGGGCATCCTTACCCGTTGCGTCGAAAGCGTGCTGGAAAAGACTGCCTACAGCGATTACGAAATCATCATCATCGACAACAACAGCGAAGAGCCCGACGCGCTGGACTGGCTGGCCGGTGTCGAGAGCATGCAAAGCGACAAGGTCCGCGTGCTGCGCCACCCCTTCCCGTTCAATTATTCGGAGATCAACAACGCGGCGGCGCGTAACGCCCGTGGCGATTATCTGGTATTGCTTAACAACGATACCGCCGTGCTACATCCCGAATGGCTGGACAACCTGCTCAACCACGCCCTCAGACCTGAGGTCGGGATTGTCGGTGCCAAGCTCTATTACCCGGACTCGGCCATTCAGCACGCCGGCGTGGTGCTGGGCATCGACGCCCCGGCGCTGCATGTGTTTCTGGGCTCCCCGCAGGACAGCTCGGGCTATATGCAGCGTCTTAAAGTGGACCAGGATTACAGCGTGGTGACCGCCGCTTGCCTGATGATCCGCAAATCGCTGTATGAACAGGTCGAAGGCCTGGATGAGGTCAACTTCAAGGTCTCCTATAACGACGTCGATCTGTGCCTGAAAGTCCGTGAGTCCGGGCATCTGGTGGTCTGGACTCCGCACGTGCAACTGATGCACGAATCAAGCACCAGCCAGATTCAGACCGACAAGACGGCGTATGAAAAGAAGATCGCGCGTTTTCTTGGCGAGCAATTTGCGATGTACCAGAAATGGCTGCCCGCGCTCGCCAAGGACCCGGCCTACAACAGCAACTTCGGTTTGACCGGAGCCGGCTTCAAGATCGAGCCCATCATCGATCTGACCTGGCGTCCGTTGCCATGGCGCCCGCTGCCGCTGGTTCTGGTGCCACGTATTCTGCGCTGGAACGACGGCGACCGGCGTGTGTGCAATCCGCTGGACGCTATGCGCCGGCTAGACATTCTGGACGGCGCCGTTTCTCCGCGTCTGCTGCATGTGGTGGAAGTCGAGCGCTTGCAACCAGACGCTATCGTCTTTCAGCGGCCGTTCAGCCTGGCAGAGTTGCCGGGGATCGAGTTGATCCAGAAATTGACCCCGGCCATTCGGGTCATGGACATTGATCGCCTGCCGGAGGATCACCGCAGCGATCCGCTGTTTTTGCGCAGCCTGACGCTGATGGACCGGATCGTCGTGTCGTCGTCACGCATCGCGCACGCCCTTGAGGGTATGCATACCGATATTCAGGTCGTGCCCGACTATTTGCCCGCCGAATGGAAACACGTACAGGGCCGACGCGGCGTGAGCGAGAAACCCCGCGTAGGATGGCGTGGCGATCATGACGCACTGGACCTGCAGCTGTTGAGCGAGATCATGCCGGTGCTTGCCGACGAAGTGGATTTCGTGGTGATGGGCTGGTGCCCGATTGAACTGCGCCCCTTTGTTCGGGACACAAAGCTCCAGGCAGCGGTGGCCGATCACCCCGAAGCGCTGGCAGCCATGAATCTGGACCTGGCCTTGCTGCCGTTGCTCGGAAACGGGCTTCAAGGGAGCCAGAGCGTTTCCCGCTTGCTGGAGTTCGGCGCCTGCGGGTTCCCGGTGATCTGCAGCGAGATTGCATGCGATGACGACAGCTTGCCGGTGACACGCCTGAGCAATGTCGCTCAACTCTGGATCGATGCCATTCGTTTGCAGATTGCAGACAAAGGCGCGTTGGGCCTGAGCGGCGATGCGCTTCGTCTGGCAGTGCAGGGACAGTGGCTGCTGGACGAGCCCAATCTGCACACCTGGCGCAGCGCCTGGTTGCGGTGA